The genomic DNA TAGCAAGCTGCGGGGGATGCGTATCTTCCAGTTCGCTTTTTCGCTGCCGATGGTGCTGTCGGTCGGCTCATCTGCGGTCATTTGGAAATTTCTTTTTCATCCGACGCTGGGGATGTTTAACTACGTGCTTTCCCTACTACATATCAATCCGGTTCCGTGGCTGACTAGCCCGGATTGGGCATTGTTCTCCGTAGCGATCATGACCATCTGGATGAATCTAGGTTTTAATTACATTATTTTATCAAGCGGACTTCAAGGGATTCCAGATGACATGTATGAGAGTGCCAAAATGGACGGGGCAGGCCCGCTGGTGACGTTCTGGCGTATTTCCATGCCGCTGCTGTCGCCAACGATCTTCTTTGTAACTGTAGTATCCATCATTGGAGCTTTCCAGTCTTTTGCTCAAATTAACATTTTGACCAAGGGCGGTCCGGTGAACAGCACGAATGTGTTCGTGTATTCCATTTATCAGGAAGCCTTCGTTAATTTCCGATTCGGAACGGGCAGCGCACAGGCGATTGTACTGTTTATCGTTATCCTGCTGCTTACGATGATCCAGTTCAAATGGGTGGAAAGAAAGGTGCATTACCAATGAAACGACATCTTAATTCAACACTCGTGTATGTGTTGCTTACGATTGCGGCTGCTTTGATTTTATATCCGGTCATTTATACGTTTTTTATGGCTGTCATGTCGCCGGAGGAAGCAAGCGCCTATCCGCCGAGCTTTTTCCCGCATTCCTTTCATATGGCCAATTTTACTGAGGTGTTTGAAATCGTTCCGATTGCAGCGTTCATCGGTAATACCTTTCTCATTTCAGGCTTAACCATGATCGGTCAGTTGATTACAGCCAGCTTGGCGGCCTATGCCTTTGCCAAAATGGAATTCAAGGGGAAGAACTTCATTTTCAGCATGTTTGTCGCAACGATGATGATTCCTTGGGAAGTGACCATTATTCCAAACTACCTGACCGTACGTAGCTGGAATTGGCTTGATACTTATCAAGGGCTGACGGTTCCGTTTCTGGCAACAGCATTCGGAACGTTCCTGCTGCGACAATTTTTTCTCCAGCTTCCCAAGGAATTGTTCGAGGCGGCTCGTATGGACGGGTGTGGACATGTTCGTTACTTCCTGTTCCATGTGCTTCCGCTATCGCGTCCGGCGCTCGGAACACTGGCTGTGTATTCGTTCCTGAACATGTACAATTCGTACCTATGGCCATTGTTGATCACGAATAGCGAGAATATGCGTACGGTACAGATCGGAATTTCCATGCTCGAATTTCAGGAGTCCACTTCATGGAATCTCGTGTTCGCGGGTACGGCCCTCGTCATTTTACCGTCACTGCTTCTGTTGATCTTTGGTCTGAAGCAGTTGGTGCGCGGGATGGCAGCGGGTGCACTTAAAGGTTGATCTTGGAAGTGATTTCCTTTCGGCAAGTAGCAACATCTGCGCAAGCAGCCTATATAAAGCTTGATCAATATTCATGAATCATTTAACCAAGGGAGAGAAGAGAGATTATGAGATTTTTTCGTCTGAAAAGTGCTTTGACCTTGCTCATTCTGACTGCAATGGTTGTTGCAGCAGGTTGTAGCAATAACACGGCGGATGAGAAGCCAAGCAACGGTAGCGATGCGGGAGCAGCAGCAGGTTCTCCAGTGAAGCTGACGTGGTGGCATTCTATGTCCGGTAACGGCGAAAAAGCGATCAAGCAAATCGCCGCTGATTTTAACGCCAGCCACAAGGACATTCAGGTAGAGCCAGTATACCAAGGCAAATATGATGACAGCTTGAACAAGCTGAAAGCGTCGCTTGGCTCCAACAGCGGCCCGGACATCATTCAGGTGTATGAAATCGGAAGCAAATTCATGATCGACTCCAAGATGATCACTCCTGTACAACAATTTATTGATGCAGACAAGTTCGATCTGTCGCAGCTTGAGCCGAATATTACACGGTATTACACCATTGACGGTAAACTGAATGCAATGCCATTCAATACGTCGAATCCGATCTTGTACTATAACAAGGATGCTTTTAAGGCGGCGGGACTTGATCCGGCTAATCCTCCGAAAACCTATGATGAATTCGAGAAGGCTGCCAAAGCCTTGAGCAAGGACGGAAAATCCGGTGCATCCATCGCCATCTATGGCTGGTTTATGGAGCAGTTGTTTGCTAATCAGAATGCGGATTATGTGAATAATGGCAACGGACGCAATCAGGCGGCAACGGAATCGCTGCTGAATTCGGATGCAGGTGTGAAAACCCTGACTTGGTGGAAAAAAATGATCGACGAAAAGGTTGTATCTAATCTGGGACGTAACTCCGATGATACTGCCAAAGCTTTTTCCGCAGGGCAAATTGCCATGACACTGGATTCCACCGCTTCGCTGCGTAATATTGTGGAGCAGGTTGGCGATAAATTCGAGGTAGGCACTGGCTTTCTGCCAAGAGCGAACGAAGCAAAAGAAGGCGGCGTGGTTGTAGGTGGCGCGAGCTTGTACATCATGAACAACAAGCCTGAAGCCCAGCAAAAGGCAGCATGGGAGTTCATTAAATTCGTTGCTTCCCCGGCTGTACAGGCACAATGGAGTGTGAATACGGGGTACTTCCCGATCACCAAAGCAGCTTATGACGAGCAGGTACTCAAGGACAATATGGTGAAATACCCGCAATTCCAAACCGCTGTTGACCAATTGCACGCATCGGCGCAATCGATGGCTACACAAGGCGCAGTGATGGGCGTATTCCCGGAAGCGCGTCAAATCGTAGAGGGCGCAATTGAGGCCGTCTTGAGTGGACAGCAGCAGCCAAAACAGGCATTGGATCAAGCCGCACAAGAGATCACAGGCAAAATTGCGCAATACAATCAAACGGTAAAAAAATAATCGTCCTTCCCTTAAAACCGCCTGGTAAACTTAATACGCGCCCCCTTTACCAGCCGGTTTTATAAAATAACAGACCGAATAAGTGACCCCCTCACTTGTTCGGTCTGTTTTTTGTATGTCCGCATCCTCCTGTTTTTAGAACGTCCGTTTAGACGGACTGTCTAAAATTGTTTATTTTGTACATTTCCTATTGCTGGATAACTAAAAGTGGGCTTATAATGAATACATAATTTTTGTACTGGACGGTCAGTTCAAAAAAAAGGAGGAAACATGAAAAACCAGACGAAGGAAATTATTTTTAATGGTGCGCTCAAGGCTTTTTCCGAGCGTGGCTTCAATGAAACCAATATGGAGGAAATCGCCAAGGTATGCGGTATTGCTAAAGGGACTCTGTATTACAACTTCAAAAATAAACAAGATCTGTACATTTATATTTTGAAGATGGGGATGGAGCGCTTTGTTCAGGATATCCGTGAAGCGATGGCTCAGGTTCCTATGGATCAGGTAGAACTTAGGGTTCTTAAGCTGATCCAAGTACATATTGATTTTATTGGGAGAGAGCCAGACTTTTGCCGTCTATTGGTTAGTAAGGGATGGGTTTCGCAGGAACAGCATTTTAATATCAGGCAGGTATTGGCTGACTATTTTGATTTTATGGAAGCGGAGATTGATTCCGGTAAGCTTTACGGGAAAATTTCGAGTAAGCTGGATGCGAAAACGACGGCAAACTGCTTATTTGGTATTTACATTTTTGCTCCGATGCGGTCGATGGTTTGGGGCGAAACCATGAATCTGCAGGAGGTTCGCGAAAGTATTGAAGTATTTGTATGTAACGCGCTGGGTATGCAACATTAATAGACAGATGGAGTGATGAGAACATGAAAGCTAAAAAATATACGATCTATGCCGTACTTATCGTTTTAATTGCTGTAGGAATTTATGCTTTGACTGCTTTTCAAAAGGGTGGCAGCAGCTTGTCTGCGGATGAGTCTTCTTCCATTCCGACAGCTTATGTAGAATCAGATACGCTCAATGCCAGCTTTAAGTTGGCGGGACGTATTGATCAGATGCTTGTGAATGAGGGCGACAAGGTGAAAAAAGGACAGGTGTTAGCACATCTGGAAAGCCGTGAGCTGGAGGACAAGGTGAAACAGGCACAGGCGGCATTGCTGGCAGCCCAGAGTAATGTGTCCAAAGCGAAGGCTGGCGTATTGCAGGCCCAAGCGGGGGTGGGGCAGGCACAGGCTACCGTGAGTGCAGCTCAGGCCAAAAAGAGCCAGGGCACCGCAGCAGTCGGCGTGACTGCACAGTCTTCATCCAGCCAGATCGAACAGGCACAAGCGGCTTCGGCTGCCGCAAAAGCGAAGCTGGATGCCCTCAAGAGCGGCGCAAGACCGCAAGAGCTGGAGCAAGCACAAGTGAGTGTGAAGGCTGCCAAGGAAACGCTGGATTTGACCACTAAAAATCTGGAGCGTGCCAAAAAGCTTCAAGAAGCCGGGGCAGCAACCCAAGCCTCACTGGATCAAGCGACGCTGGACCATCAACAGGCGGAAGCCAAGTACAATTCAGCATCTCAGCAACTAAATATGGTACGCGAGGGAAGCCGCAAGGAAGAAATTACGGCGGCTGAAGCACAATACCGTCAGGCATTGGCTGCGGTGAAGGAAGCACAGGCAGGAGCGGGCAAGGTTACTTTACAGCAGGAGGATGTCAAAGCCGCACAGGCTTCGGTAGAACAGGCGCAATCCGCTGTGAAGGCGGCTCAATCCACGGTAGAGCAGGCACAGTCGGCGGTTGCAGGTGCCAACGCACAAGTAGCTCAGGCAGAAGCTGCCCTTCAGGAAGCTCAGACCTACTTGAGCTACACCACGCTACGCGCATCTGAGGACGGCATTGTAAAATCCAAATCGCTCAGCTTGGGCGAAATGGCCAGTGCAGGCTTCCCGGTCTATACGATTGAAACTTCGACGCAGCGTTGGGCTAAATTCTATGTGCCGGAAACGTCCTTGAATGGTCTCCAGGCAGGGGACACTGTGCAAGTTAAACTGCTGTCGGGCGGCAAGGAGCTGAAAGGTAAAGTTATTTTGCTGGAATCGGCTGCCGACTTTGCTATTCAAAAACCGAGTCAAAGCTCCGGTGATAAGGATGTACGTTCCTTTGGCGTTAAAGTAGCATTGCCCGATCTTGCGGCTTCGGTTCCGACAGGCTCCACGGTTCTGTTTACAGGCAAAGGGGCGCAGTAATATGCAGGATCAACAGGAAAGACTTCGTATCCGCGATGTGTTTCGTGAAGAATGGCTGAGCATCTTCCGGGATCGACGCTTTATGGCTATTCTGCTGATTACGCCGATTGTGTATACCATCTTGTTCGGCTTCCTGTATTCTCATCAGCGGATTACCGAGATGCCTGTCACGGTGTATGACGGAGACAATTCGCAGCTCAGTCGTCAGATCATTCAGGCATTCGATGCGACAGATTCATTTGCCGTTACACGGCAGGCCTCCAATCAGGAGGATGTTGTCCGTCAGGTAGAAACCGGGGAAGCCAAGGTAGGCATCGTCATTCCGGACAATTTTACCACCCGGCTTAAGCATGGTGAGAACCCGCCTGTGCTGACCCTGATAGACGGCAGTAACATGATGTATTCCAACAGCGCAAGCCGGATCGCAAATCAGGTCATCAGTAGCGTGAGCGCCGGGGTTTCGGTCAATTCCATGAAGCAAAAGGGAATGAACGCTGATCAGGCGGCGTCAACGCTGAGTACCATCCCGTTCCGGTCCAGAGTGCTGTTCAACCCGGTATATGATTACAAGCTGTTCATGCCTCTCGGGGTCATTTCTGCGGCTCTCCAGCAGTGTTTGCTGCTCGGTATTGCTTTGTCCTGTACGCGGGATAAGGAGGCAGGGACTTGGGGGAGATTTGCCGCATGGAAAAATACCCCTTGGCGACTCGCTATTGCCAAGCTGACACCGTATTATGTGGCGGGAGCTTTCAATGTGCTGACTGTATTCAGTATTAGCGCCCTAAGCTTTGATATTCCGTTCAGGGGGCAGGTGCTGCCGCTGATTCTGGTGTCGCTGGCCTTTAACTTTGCCTTGTGCGGTTTAGGGTTCCTGTTCAGTCTCTTTTCCAAGACCAGAGTGGATGCGACCCAGACCCTCATGCTGATTGCCGTTCCTTCCTTTATGCTGTCAGGCTACACGTGGCCGCTGGAAGCGATGCCCGGCTTCTTGCGGGGGGTTGCCGAAATATTGCCACTAACGTATTTTCTGGATGCTGTAAGGAATATCACCCTCAAAGGACTGGATATCACATTCGTCTTCAAGGATACGATTGCTCTGGGCGTAATAGGCTGTGTGAGTCTGCTGGTGTCCTTCGCAATCTATCCACTATTCTTTAGACAGCGTCAGACGGCAGACCAACATAATGATGTATCTTCTCAAGAGGGAGTTACACTAAAAGGTTAAAAGCCTAAGAGTAACTTAATACGCATATTAAAAGGCAGATCAGGTTTTTTTACTCTGATCTGCCTTTTGTTTTTAAGTGCTATATCGTATTCGTCGATTGAATTATTATTGCGTTTTTAAGTCTTCAATAGAATCAACGGGTACGTAGGATGGAACCACAAGCCCGGACATAACG from Paenibacillus sp. FSL R10-2782 includes the following:
- a CDS encoding sugar ABC transporter permease → MGELNKSMGLGTRSQQQTSSKARVRTGSLKIQRLRENALAYTFLAPSLILFAVFMFYPMIKSVYLSLHSTDPAGNVAAYVGLDNFATLFSSGQFLQGIKVTLLFALLTVPVGILLALVLAALTHSKLRGMRIFQFAFSLPMVLSVGSSAVIWKFLFHPTLGMFNYVLSLLHINPVPWLTSPDWALFSVAIMTIWMNLGFNYIILSSGLQGIPDDMYESAKMDGAGPLVTFWRISMPLLSPTIFFVTVVSIIGAFQSFAQINILTKGGPVNSTNVFVYSIYQEAFVNFRFGTGSAQAIVLFIVILLLTMIQFKWVERKVHYQ
- a CDS encoding carbohydrate ABC transporter permease; amino-acid sequence: MKRHLNSTLVYVLLTIAAALILYPVIYTFFMAVMSPEEASAYPPSFFPHSFHMANFTEVFEIVPIAAFIGNTFLISGLTMIGQLITASLAAYAFAKMEFKGKNFIFSMFVATMMIPWEVTIIPNYLTVRSWNWLDTYQGLTVPFLATAFGTFLLRQFFLQLPKELFEAARMDGCGHVRYFLFHVLPLSRPALGTLAVYSFLNMYNSYLWPLLITNSENMRTVQIGISMLEFQESTSWNLVFAGTALVILPSLLLLIFGLKQLVRGMAAGALKG
- a CDS encoding ABC transporter substrate-binding protein, producing the protein MRFFRLKSALTLLILTAMVVAAGCSNNTADEKPSNGSDAGAAAGSPVKLTWWHSMSGNGEKAIKQIAADFNASHKDIQVEPVYQGKYDDSLNKLKASLGSNSGPDIIQVYEIGSKFMIDSKMITPVQQFIDADKFDLSQLEPNITRYYTIDGKLNAMPFNTSNPILYYNKDAFKAAGLDPANPPKTYDEFEKAAKALSKDGKSGASIAIYGWFMEQLFANQNADYVNNGNGRNQAATESLLNSDAGVKTLTWWKKMIDEKVVSNLGRNSDDTAKAFSAGQIAMTLDSTASLRNIVEQVGDKFEVGTGFLPRANEAKEGGVVVGGASLYIMNNKPEAQQKAAWEFIKFVASPAVQAQWSVNTGYFPITKAAYDEQVLKDNMVKYPQFQTAVDQLHASAQSMATQGAVMGVFPEARQIVEGAIEAVLSGQQQPKQALDQAAQEITGKIAQYNQTVKK
- a CDS encoding TetR/AcrR family transcriptional regulator, which codes for MKNQTKEIIFNGALKAFSERGFNETNMEEIAKVCGIAKGTLYYNFKNKQDLYIYILKMGMERFVQDIREAMAQVPMDQVELRVLKLIQVHIDFIGREPDFCRLLVSKGWVSQEQHFNIRQVLADYFDFMEAEIDSGKLYGKISSKLDAKTTANCLFGIYIFAPMRSMVWGETMNLQEVRESIEVFVCNALGMQH
- a CDS encoding efflux RND transporter periplasmic adaptor subunit; the protein is MKAKKYTIYAVLIVLIAVGIYALTAFQKGGSSLSADESSSIPTAYVESDTLNASFKLAGRIDQMLVNEGDKVKKGQVLAHLESRELEDKVKQAQAALLAAQSNVSKAKAGVLQAQAGVGQAQATVSAAQAKKSQGTAAVGVTAQSSSSQIEQAQAASAAAKAKLDALKSGARPQELEQAQVSVKAAKETLDLTTKNLERAKKLQEAGAATQASLDQATLDHQQAEAKYNSASQQLNMVREGSRKEEITAAEAQYRQALAAVKEAQAGAGKVTLQQEDVKAAQASVEQAQSAVKAAQSTVEQAQSAVAGANAQVAQAEAALQEAQTYLSYTTLRASEDGIVKSKSLSLGEMASAGFPVYTIETSTQRWAKFYVPETSLNGLQAGDTVQVKLLSGGKELKGKVILLESAADFAIQKPSQSSGDKDVRSFGVKVALPDLAASVPTGSTVLFTGKGAQ
- a CDS encoding ABC transporter permease gives rise to the protein MQDQQERLRIRDVFREEWLSIFRDRRFMAILLITPIVYTILFGFLYSHQRITEMPVTVYDGDNSQLSRQIIQAFDATDSFAVTRQASNQEDVVRQVETGEAKVGIVIPDNFTTRLKHGENPPVLTLIDGSNMMYSNSASRIANQVISSVSAGVSVNSMKQKGMNADQAASTLSTIPFRSRVLFNPVYDYKLFMPLGVISAALQQCLLLGIALSCTRDKEAGTWGRFAAWKNTPWRLAIAKLTPYYVAGAFNVLTVFSISALSFDIPFRGQVLPLILVSLAFNFALCGLGFLFSLFSKTRVDATQTLMLIAVPSFMLSGYTWPLEAMPGFLRGVAEILPLTYFLDAVRNITLKGLDITFVFKDTIALGVIGCVSLLVSFAIYPLFFRQRQTADQHNDVSSQEGVTLKG